A single window of Rubripirellula lacrimiformis DNA harbors:
- a CDS encoding addiction module protein has translation MTLQESLRALPPDEKLAIVTQLWDDLAASAPLTLPEDELAEMNRRRDELLANPNMAIDAEEVWRRVDGD, from the coding sequence CTTCAAGAATCACTTCGCGCGTTACCGCCCGATGAAAAATTGGCTATCGTCACGCAGCTATGGGACGACCTAGCAGCATCGGCGCCACTGACATTGCCGGAAGACGAACTCGCAGAGATGAACCGCAGACGCGACGAACTGCTTGCGAACCCAAACATGGCGATTGACGCAGAAGAGGTTTGGCGGCGGGTTGATGGCGACTGA